The following coding sequences are from one Stigmatopora nigra isolate UIUO_SnigA chromosome 12, RoL_Snig_1.1, whole genome shotgun sequence window:
- the lrrc1 gene encoding leucine-rich repeat-containing protein 1, which translates to MFHCIPLWRCNRHVEMIDRRHCSLLFVPDEIYRYGRSLEELLLDANQLRDLPKPFFQLVKLRKLSLSDNEIQRIPPEIANFMQLVELDVSRNDIMEIPESISHCKALQVADFSGNPLTRLPESFPELRNLTCLSINDISLQVLPDNIGNLSNLVSLELRENLLTFLPDSLSMLHRLEELDLGNNELYSLPDTIGCLVSLKDLWLDGNQLAEIPAEMGSMKSLLCLDVSENKLERLPMELGGLLALTDLLVSQNLIDAIPETIGKLRNLSILKADQNRLTYLPESIGNCESLTELVLTENQIQSLPRSIGKLKRLSNFNCDRNMLTSLPKEIGGCSGLNVFCVRENRLTRIPSELSQATELHVLDVSGNRLSHLPMSLTTLRLKALWLSENQSQPLLTFQTDEDPDSGEKVLTCVLLPQQPYESDNKVADNLTRFGALESLVKDMADDTWDNKAMNRISAIHFLDEDEEEDEKGTLLRRATPHPGELKTMKKAAENLRNDLNAAKGLDSNKNEVNNAADNMTTSV; encoded by the exons ATGTTTCACTGTATCCCCCTGTGGCGATGCAACCGTCATGTGGAGATGATCGATAGACGCCACTGCTCGCTGCTCTTTGTGCCAGATGAGATTTACCGCTACGGACGCAGTTTGGAGGAACTCCTACTGGACGCCAACCAACTTCGAGACTTGCCTAAG CCGTTCTTCCAGCTGGTGAAGCTAAGAAAACTCAGCCTCAGTGACAATGAGATTCAGAGAATCCCTCCAGAAATAGCCAACTTCATGCAACTTGTAGAGTTGGATGTATCGCGAAATG ATATAATGGAAATCCCAGAAAGCATTTCTCATTGCAAAGCCCTCCAAGTGGCAGATTTCAGTGGAAATCCATTAACAAG GCTACCTGAAAGCTTTCCAGAGCTCCGGAATTTAACATGCCTGTCCATCAATGACATCTCATTGCAAGTTCTACCAGATAACATTGGAAA TCTCTCCAATTTGGTATCGCTAGAACTCCGTGAAAATCTCTTGACGTTTCTCCCAGA TTCACTTTCCATGCTTCACAGACTGGAAGAACTTGATTTAGGGAATAATGAATTATATAGTTTG CCAGACACAATAGGCTGTCTTGTAAGTTTAAAGGATTTGTGGCTGGACGGAAACCAGTTGGCTGAAATACCTGCG GAGATGGGCAGTATGAAGAGCCTATTGTGTTTGGATGTGTCTGAAAACAAACTGGAACGACTTCCAATGGAGCTGGGAGGCCTGCTGGCACTCACTGATTTGCTGGTGTCACAGAACCTCATTGACGCGATACCAGAAACCATCG GAAAACTGCGCAATCTGTCGATTCTGAAAGCCGATCAGAACAGGCTGACGTACCTGCCGGAAAGCATTGGCAACTGTGAAAGTCTTACAGAACTTGTGCTCACAGAAAACCAGATTCAG AGTTTACCCAGAAGCATTGGAAAATTAAAGCGGCTTTCTAACTTCAACTGTGACCGAAACATGCTAACATCTTTGCCAAAAGAG ATCGGAGGATGCAGTGGCCTGAATGTCTTCTGTGTGCGTGAAAATCGACTCACCAGGATACCGTCGGAGCTGTCGCAAGCCACTGAGCTCCACGTGCTCGATGTTTCTGGAAATAG GCTTTCCCACTTACCGATGTCTCTGACTACGCTTCGCCTAAAGGCTTTATGGCTGTCGGAAAACCAGTCTCAACCCCTTCTCACCTTTCAAACCGATGAAGACCCTGATTCTGGTGAGAAGGTTCTCACGTGTGTGCTGCTGCCCCAACAACCCTACGAGTCTGATAACAAAG TCGCCGATAATCTCACCCGCTTTGGAGCCCTTGAGAGTCTAGTGAAGGATATGGCAGATGACACGTGGGACAACAAAGCCATGAACAGGATTAGTGCCATTCACTTTTtggatgaagatgaggaggaagatgaaAAG GGAACATTACTGCGCCGGGCTACTCCTCACCCAGGCGAGCTGAAAACGATGAAGAAAGCGGCCGAAAATCTCCGCAATGACCTAAACGCTGCCAAaggtttggactccaacaaaaACGAGGTCAATAACGCTGCAGACAATATGACCACGTCTGTGTGA